The following proteins come from a genomic window of Rissa tridactyla isolate bRisTri1 chromosome 11, bRisTri1.patW.cur.20221130, whole genome shotgun sequence:
- the SLC6A7 gene encoding sodium-dependent proline transporter, with protein sequence MKKIRQQHLREPVTPELLVSPSSQDGDLGSECPEDRGNWTGRLDFLLSCIGYCVGLGNVWRFPYRAYTNGGGAFLVPYFIMLAICGIPIFFMELSLGQFSSLGPLAVWKISPLFKGVGMGTILIVSLVAIYYNMIIAYVLFYLFASLTSDLPWQRCGNWWNTDLCLDHHVIKAGNATFPVNITNTVSPSEEYWSRYVLHIQGSSGIGNPGRIRWNLCLCLLLSWTIVYLCILKGVKSSGKVVYFTATFPYLILVMLLIRGVTLEGAWKGIQFYLTPQFDHLLSSKVWIEAALQIFYSLGVGFGGLLTFASYNTFHQNIYRDTFIVTLGNAITSILAGFAIFSVLGYMSQELGVPVNQVAKAGPGLAFVVYPQAMTMLPLSPFWSFLFFFMLLTLGLDSQFAFMETIVTAVTDEFPYYLRPKKASFSAVICIALFLMGLILTTEGGMYWLVLLDDYSAGFGLMVVVITTCLVVTRVYGMKRFCRDIHMMLGFKPGPYFRACWMILSPATMMALLVYNIVKYQPSEYGSYRFPAWAEVLGILMGVLSCLMIPVGMVVAVLREEGTLWERVQQASRPAMDWGPSLEENRTGMYVASLAGSQSPKPLMVHMRKYGGITSYENTAIEVDREIEEEEEESMM encoded by the exons CCGGTGACACCAGAGCTCCTGGTGAgtcccagcagccaggacggtGACCTGGGCTCTGAGTGCCCAGAAGACAGAGGGAACTGGACGGGACGGCTGgatttcctcctctcctgcatCGGATACTGCGTGGGCCTCGGAAATGTCTGGAGGTTCCCCTACAGGGCTTACACAAATGGAGGAG GAGCGTTCCTGGTTCCTTACTTCATCATGCTGGCCATCTGCGGGATCCCCATCTTCTTCATGGAGCTGTCACTTGGCCAGTTCTCCAGCCTGGGGCCGCTCGCTGTCTGGAAGATAAGCCCTCTCTTTAAAG gcGTTGGCATGGGCACGATCCTCATCGTCTCCCTGGTGGCCATTTACTACAATATGATCATTGCTTACGTTCTCTTCTACCTCTTTGCATCCCTCACAAGCGACTTGCCCTGGCAGCGCTGCGGCAACTGGTGGAACACCGACCTGTGCCTGGACCACCACGTCATCAAGGCGGGGAATGCCACCTTCCCCGTCAACATCACCAACACCGTCAGCCCCAGCGAGGAGTACTGGAG CCGGTACGTCCTGCACATCCAAGGGAGCTCTGGGATTGGGAATCCCGGGAGGATCCGCTGGAACCTGTGTCTGTGCCTGCTCCTTTCTTGGACTATCGTCTACCTGTGCATCCTAAAGGGAGTCAAATCCTCTGGCAAG gtCGTGTACTTCACCGCCACCTTCCCGTACCTCATCCTGGTGATGCTGCTCATTCGTGGCGTGACCCTGGAGGGGGCCTGGAAGGGAATCCAGTTTTACCTCACGCCCCAGTTTGATCACTTGCTGTCTTCCAAG GTGTGGATCGAGGCAGCCCTGCAGATTTTCTACTCCCTTGGGGTAGGCTTTGGGGGCCTCCTCACCTTCGCCTCGTACAACACCTTCCATCAGAATATCTACAG GGACACCTTCATAGTGACCCTGGGCAATGCCATCACCAGCATCCTGGCAGGGTTTGCCATCTTCTCCGTTTTGGGCTACATGTCCCAGGAGCTTGGGGTCCCTGTTAACCAGGTGGCAAAAGCAG GTCCTGGCCTGGCTTTCGTGGTGTACCCCCAGGCCATGACAATGCTCCCCCTTTCTCCATTCTGGTCTTTCCTGTTCTTCTTCATGCTGTTAACCTTGGGCCTGGACAGCCAG TTTGCTTTTATGGAGACCATCGTTACAGCAGTGACAGACGAATTTCCCTACTATCTGCGGCCAAAGAAAGCTTCGTTCTCAGCTGTCATCTGCATTGCTCTCTTCCTGATGGGGCTCATCCTCACAACAGAG GGTGGGATGTACTGGCTGGTCCTGCTGGATGACTACAGCGCTGGCTTTGGTCTCATGGTGGTGGTGATCACTACCTGTCTCGTGGTGACACGTGTCTATG gcATGAAAAGGTTCTGCCGAGATATCCACATGATGCTGGGCTTCAAACCAGGGCCCTACTTCAGAGCCTGCTGGATGATCCTGTCCCCGGCAACAATGATG GCTCTGCTGGTGTACAATATCGTCAAGTACCAGCCCTCCGAGTACGGCAGCTACCGCTTCCCTGCCTGGGCCGAGGTCTTGGGCATCCTCATGGGAGTCCTCTCCTGCCTGATGATTCCCGTGGgcatggtggtggctgtgctCCGAGAAGAAGGGACGCTGTGGGAG CGAGTCCAGCAAGCCAGCCGGCCCGCCATGGACTGGGGCCCGTCGCTGGAGGAGAACCGGACTGGCATGTACGTGGCGAGCCTGGCCGGCAGCCAGTCCCCCAAGCCGCTGATGGTCCACATGCGGAAATACGGGGGCATCACCAGCTATGAGAACACGGCCATTGAGGTGGACCGGGAGatcgaggaggaagaggaggagtcCATGATGTGA